The Fimbriimonas ginsengisoli Gsoil 348 genome window below encodes:
- a CDS encoding YqeG family HAD IIIA-type phosphatase, protein MSRWQSGDFDRERISDFFHPFTPAHAADSLEQVDLQRLWDRGKRLILLDVDNTLVEWKGENFAPAVVEWLEKAKGMGFTLCILSNTRRVERLMRITQLLGVETVRGRFKPSRAMYRLALIKFHKKPEEAIMIGDQMMTDILGANRAGIDAIWVRKMASKEFGPTRINRFIEGLLTGPIYKSLITPLDEHGNAAEVTKPLRERSVYHQFVKFAIVGATSFAVDLAIKFFLIRYVHAGNQLLSEQVGHTLRTDFPGLFSFARDDQGAAAPILGFIASLFAMFNSFVWNRLWTFEVRGKEERLKQMKRFYAVSLVGLVINNVVFTLFFNIIPGHRGVSLAVANALGAVVAAAWNFYGSRRYAFKQ, encoded by the coding sequence GTGAGCCGCTGGCAAAGCGGCGATTTCGATCGCGAGCGGATCTCCGATTTCTTCCACCCGTTCACCCCCGCCCATGCCGCCGATTCCCTGGAGCAAGTCGACCTGCAGCGCCTTTGGGATCGCGGCAAGCGCCTAATCCTCCTCGATGTCGATAACACGCTGGTTGAGTGGAAGGGGGAGAACTTCGCCCCGGCGGTGGTGGAGTGGCTGGAGAAGGCGAAAGGGATGGGATTCACCCTGTGCATCCTTAGCAACACCCGCCGAGTGGAGCGGCTCATGCGCATCACCCAGCTCCTAGGGGTGGAAACCGTTCGCGGTCGGTTCAAGCCGAGTCGGGCGATGTACCGGCTTGCCTTAATCAAGTTTCACAAGAAGCCTGAGGAAGCAATCATGATCGGTGACCAAATGATGACCGACATCCTTGGCGCCAACCGGGCGGGAATCGACGCTATCTGGGTCCGCAAAATGGCGAGTAAGGAGTTCGGCCCCACGCGGATCAATCGCTTCATCGAAGGGCTATTGACCGGGCCGATCTACAAGTCGCTCATTACTCCGCTCGACGAACATGGGAACGCGGCCGAAGTCACGAAGCCGCTGAGAGAGCGCTCCGTCTATCACCAATTCGTGAAGTTCGCCATCGTTGGCGCTACCTCCTTCGCTGTCGATCTGGCGATCAAGTTTTTCCTGATCCGTTACGTCCACGCGGGAAATCAACTGCTCAGCGAGCAAGTAGGGCACACGCTGCGCACCGATTTCCCCGGACTCTTCAGTTTCGCGCGCGACGACCAGGGAGCGGCGGCTCCGATTCTGGGTTTCATCGCTTCTCTCTTCGCCATGTTCAACTCGTTCGTCTGGAACCGGCTCTGGACCTTCGAGGTGCGGGGTAAGGAAGAGAGGCTGAAGCAGATGAAGCGGTTCTACGCCGTGTCGCTGGTCGGCCTTGTGATCAACAACGTCGTCTTCACGCTGTTCTTCAACATCATTCCCGGCCATCGAGGGGTCAGCCTGGCGGTCGCGAACGCGTTGGGCGCGGTGGTTGCGGCGGCGTGGAACTTCTACGGGTCCCGGCGGTACGCCTTCAAGCAATGA
- the mltG gene encoding endolytic transglycosylase MltG: MPKKRNKNRRFGRWTFLLLLAAILLGGFLWLSAGTAPMPAGRAFYVRYERPTTLPKVLSEMQRKGVVRDPTAFRVYAFITRTPTQIRTGTYQVRPGMTARELLNEFRKPFSQKVRIPETNWAQRTANLLDTKYQVCSADEYMALYRDPKQFHKLVSFPLPSTTLEGYLYPDTYDLPPLLGARAVIERQLKAFERKVWEPLNHPADLPRILTVASMVELEAGRDDERAAIAGVIENRLKKKMRLQIDATILYGIQRWKRLTNADYKNLDTPYNTYLHEGLPPGPICSPSLKSIEAAMKPDTSGDSLFYVAMPGQRSAFASTYKEHLKNVKKRRDALKELGQ, from the coding sequence ATGCCCAAAAAACGCAATAAGAACCGAAGGTTCGGACGCTGGACATTCCTGCTCCTGCTTGCCGCCATCCTGCTCGGAGGATTCCTCTGGCTCTCCGCCGGCACTGCGCCAATGCCCGCCGGCCGGGCTTTTTATGTGCGATACGAGCGCCCCACGACGCTACCTAAGGTGCTGTCTGAGATGCAGCGAAAAGGGGTCGTGCGCGACCCTACCGCGTTCCGGGTTTACGCCTTTATCACCCGCACCCCCACCCAGATCCGTACCGGTACCTACCAGGTTCGCCCGGGCATGACGGCGAGGGAGCTACTCAACGAATTTCGAAAGCCGTTCAGTCAGAAGGTGCGGATTCCGGAGACGAATTGGGCGCAGCGTACGGCGAACCTGCTCGACACGAAGTACCAAGTCTGTTCGGCGGACGAGTATATGGCGCTCTATCGCGACCCGAAGCAGTTCCATAAACTCGTCTCGTTCCCCCTCCCCTCGACGACCCTGGAAGGCTATCTATATCCAGACACCTACGACCTTCCGCCGCTGCTGGGCGCTCGGGCGGTCATCGAGCGGCAGCTCAAAGCGTTCGAGCGTAAGGTATGGGAGCCGCTCAACCATCCGGCCGACCTGCCGAGAATCCTAACCGTCGCTTCCATGGTCGAACTCGAAGCTGGTCGCGACGACGAGCGGGCCGCCATCGCAGGGGTCATCGAGAACCGGTTGAAGAAGAAGATGCGGCTACAGATCGACGCGACGATCCTGTACGGAATTCAGCGGTGGAAACGGCTCACGAATGCCGACTATAAGAATCTGGACACACCGTACAACACTTACCTCCATGAGGGGCTGCCGCCAGGCCCGATCTGTTCGCCGAGTCTAAAGAGCATTGAGGCCGCTATGAAACCCGACACGTCCGGCGACAGCCTGTTCTATGTGGCAATGCCGGGCCAACGCAGCGCGTTTGCGTCAACCTACAAGGAACATTTGAAGAACGTTAAAAAGCGCAGAGATGCGCTCAAGGAGCTGGGACAGTGA
- the ruvX gene encoding Holliday junction resolvase RuvX codes for MRFLGVDFGFKRIGLAVMDGEAGLPAPRNPLAASGKLKTDANVIDQQAKREQADAIVVGLPIEPNGEEGRMARICRQLAGHLEELGRPVYLVDERLTSAEAERTLLDSGLKGSERRKRRDAEAACLILERYRDAQKTQ; via the coding sequence ATGAGATTCCTGGGCGTCGACTTCGGATTTAAGCGGATCGGTCTTGCCGTGATGGACGGCGAGGCAGGCCTTCCCGCGCCTCGAAACCCGCTGGCGGCGAGTGGCAAACTGAAGACCGACGCGAACGTCATCGACCAGCAGGCGAAGCGCGAGCAAGCCGATGCCATCGTGGTGGGACTTCCCATCGAGCCGAACGGCGAGGAAGGGCGAATGGCCCGGATCTGTCGTCAATTGGCGGGACATCTGGAAGAGCTCGGCCGTCCTGTCTATTTGGTGGACGAGCGGCTGACCAGCGCCGAAGCGGAACGCACCTTGCTCGATAGCGGTTTGAAAGGGAGCGAGCGGCGCAAACGCCGCGACGCCGAGGCTGCGTGCCTCATTTTAGAGAGATACCGGGATGCCCAAAAAACGCAATAA
- a CDS encoding inositol monophosphatase family protein, translated as MSPRLAFAVEAAYRAGRSTLAHFQAGVGVDLKADLSPVTVADRNAERMIRQAIAAVYPHDAILGEEEGGASDALDRWVIDPIDGTKSFVSGVPLYATLLSYEQDGQPILGVCYFPALGEMLYAERGQGCTLNGRPCRVSAKSDLPESVLACGGPKSMIKYGRWDGFATLSGQTLATRTWSDAYGHALVASGRIEAMVDPIVTRWDLSAIKILIEEAGGKFTDFRGGDPFTSAAANDLEAVSSNGVLHEEILRAFA; from the coding sequence ATGTCGCCTCGGTTGGCGTTTGCGGTAGAGGCGGCTTATCGGGCCGGGAGATCGACGTTGGCTCACTTCCAAGCCGGCGTGGGCGTCGACCTGAAAGCCGACTTGTCGCCGGTCACCGTCGCCGACCGCAATGCGGAGCGGATGATCCGGCAAGCGATCGCCGCCGTGTATCCTCACGATGCGATCCTCGGCGAGGAAGAAGGAGGCGCCTCCGACGCGCTCGACCGATGGGTGATCGACCCGATCGACGGCACCAAATCGTTCGTCAGTGGGGTCCCGCTCTACGCCACCCTGCTCAGCTACGAGCAAGACGGCCAGCCGATTCTCGGCGTCTGCTACTTTCCCGCCCTCGGCGAAATGCTTTACGCCGAGCGGGGGCAAGGATGCACCCTCAACGGCCGCCCTTGCCGCGTCTCCGCCAAAAGCGATCTCCCGGAAAGCGTCCTCGCCTGTGGCGGACCCAAGTCGATGATCAAGTACGGCCGCTGGGACGGCTTTGCGACCCTCTCGGGCCAGACGCTCGCCACTCGGACATGGAGCGACGCCTACGGGCATGCCCTTGTCGCCTCGGGTCGGATCGAGGCGATGGTCGATCCGATCGTCACCCGCTGGGACCTCAGCGCGATTAAGATCTTGATCGAAGAAGCCGGTGGCAAATTCACCGACTTTCGCGGCGGCGATCCATTCACGTCGGCCGCCGCCAACGACCTCGAAGCGGTCAGCAGCAACGGCGTCCTTCACGAGGAGATACTCCGGGCGTTCGCATGA
- a CDS encoding T3SS (YopN, CesT) and YbjN peptide-binding chaperone 1, with translation MTKGEIYTTYLLDEGYRPKTDEDGDIVFKYEGMTYILFVAEKDPEYFRLAKFLDAEGCDQTAAMVTCNDVNRQYKAAKATWKNDTIVVSVELFFGEISQFIPVFPRLLDIVDQVSREISDKLGN, from the coding sequence ATGACCAAGGGAGAGATCTACACCACGTATCTCTTGGACGAAGGCTACCGCCCCAAGACTGACGAGGATGGTGACATCGTCTTCAAATATGAGGGCATGACGTATATCCTTTTCGTCGCTGAAAAGGACCCGGAGTATTTTCGGCTGGCGAAGTTCCTAGATGCCGAAGGTTGTGATCAGACCGCCGCTATGGTGACCTGCAACGACGTTAATCGTCAGTACAAGGCTGCCAAAGCTACCTGGAAAAACGATACTATCGTTGTGTCTGTTGAGCTATTCTTTGGAGAAATCAGTCAATTTATACCGGTCTTTCCGAGATTATTGGATATCGTCGACCAGGTTTCCAGAGAAATAAGCGATAAACTTGGAAATTAG
- a CDS encoding tetratricopeptide repeat protein — MPLPTAETRLLEEYDSDLDVLFAQMTGDAKKDSKVEKQIDQKLKVYLQQITTAKSLDSSDSDVLFHESNYHVFRALRVFGSSVLMRKMAQGSESLVGGLAAAGIARAQEKNNANKALKILDEALSISDNAYARLTKADILQAIGRKPEAITELRYITANFQHLEETYIAARKFLAELENPPKKGPCFIATACYGSYDHPDVLVLRNWRDRCLLRHAMGKLFVKWYYATGPGAAEVVVRHPRLGKLVKYSVLIPLTKALKIAGFHNIEEQKQTHG; from the coding sequence ATGCCATTACCAACAGCGGAAACGAGACTTCTGGAAGAATACGATAGTGATTTAGATGTCCTCTTCGCCCAAATGACCGGAGATGCGAAAAAGGACTCTAAGGTCGAAAAGCAAATCGATCAGAAGCTCAAGGTCTACCTTCAGCAAATAACGACGGCCAAATCCCTGGATTCTTCAGATTCTGATGTTCTCTTTCACGAATCCAACTATCACGTTTTTCGAGCCCTACGGGTCTTCGGCTCCTCGGTTCTGATGCGCAAAATGGCACAGGGATCGGAATCGCTAGTGGGCGGTTTGGCTGCGGCAGGAATTGCGAGAGCTCAGGAGAAAAACAACGCAAACAAGGCTTTGAAAATTCTGGACGAAGCGTTATCAATCTCCGACAATGCCTACGCACGGCTGACTAAGGCAGATATCCTGCAGGCAATTGGGCGTAAACCAGAAGCAATCACCGAACTACGTTATATTACCGCCAATTTTCAGCATCTCGAAGAGACATATATTGCCGCCAGGAAATTTTTGGCAGAGCTAGAAAATCCACCAAAGAAGGGCCCCTGCTTTATTGCGACAGCCTGTTATGGCTCGTATGATCACCCTGACGTTCTCGTTTTGAGAAATTGGCGGGATCGTTGTTTGCTCAGACACGCGATGGGAAAGTTGTTCGTAAAGTGGTACTACGCGACCGGCCCGGGAGCAGCAGAGGTAGTCGTTAGGCACCCTAGATTGGGAAAGTTGGTCAAGTATTCAGTCCTAATTCCCTTAACTAAAGCTTTGAAGATTGCGGGCTTTCACAACATCGAGGAGCAAAAACAAACCCATGGCTAA
- a CDS encoding type II toxin-antitoxin system VapC family toxin: MKILLDTSVLLRLSLAEQTLSKELKEILLGTENLMVTAISRAEINIKVSVGKLHLPVPESVFWDELISRLQATQLSFDTAHAARLASLPLYHRDPFDRMILAQCLVEDLVLATTDIMLGSYGVTVVN, encoded by the coding sequence TTGAAAATCCTCCTGGACACAAGTGTCCTCTTACGGCTTTCGCTCGCAGAACAGACGCTCAGCAAGGAGTTGAAGGAGATATTGCTCGGGACGGAAAACTTGATGGTTACGGCTATTTCGCGCGCCGAGATCAACATCAAAGTCTCCGTCGGCAAACTCCATCTCCCGGTCCCCGAGTCGGTGTTCTGGGATGAGCTTATCTCGCGGCTTCAGGCCACTCAACTATCGTTTGACACTGCTCACGCCGCGCGGTTGGCGAGCTTGCCTTTATATCACCGCGACCCTTTCGACCGAATGATCTTGGCTCAATGCCTGGTCGAGGACCTAGTTTTAGCGACGACCGACATCATGCTTGGAAGTTACGGCGTGACCGTGGTCAATTAG
- a CDS encoding S8 family serine peptidase, with protein sequence MNYQKMTPALNALMHDFEHPRVGGLSASLQSFGIVQTDATADPSVVVKVRIDDKPETVARLAKIGVTVNEPTRSEAGRKNGYVARTAYLPISALGSLSDDPSVRRISPGRYLNLLLDTAAVAVNLPAYKAATGDTGKGVVVGIVDSGLDCSHPAFAGRVLRVWDQTLAGAGVPGRSYGTEFVAPTFTGTTDTHGHGTHVAGIAAGNDATYQGVAHEANIVFVKTTMMDAHIADGVEYIFDVAASLGLPAVVNLSLGGHHDPHDGTDDLSHRIDLVSGPQRIVVCAAGNEGSQDIHAHTSIAPSGADTINFGVANPAMIPVLNGWYPGTFELEIAVESPSGLMTPFQGVILAGSPSRIYPLTDGTIRMTTNGPDPVSGDHNFFVEVLGASPLGQVAAGVWKLHVRRGPTAGPAGDLHIWSMEGHNIGQVPFVSGSGVPGHKVGSPGASGQAVTVACLCTKNSWTDATPAPQSIPSLTVGGLAFFSSDGPLRNGAQKPDFTAPGAVIASAMSSASLPLPKNRLLGGFTIMMGTSMAAPFVTGLVALLLQKDPTLDPAGVKAKLKARSAIPGGAPGAWDAHWGYGIIDMATP encoded by the coding sequence ATGAATTACCAGAAGATGACTCCGGCGCTTAACGCCCTGATGCATGACTTTGAGCACCCCCGCGTCGGAGGATTATCGGCTTCGCTCCAGTCGTTCGGTATCGTGCAGACGGATGCGACGGCGGATCCGAGTGTCGTGGTGAAGGTGCGGATCGACGACAAGCCAGAGACGGTCGCGCGCCTTGCCAAGATAGGAGTGACCGTCAACGAGCCCACTCGGAGCGAAGCCGGACGCAAGAACGGATACGTGGCCCGCACCGCATACCTTCCGATCAGCGCTCTTGGGAGTCTTTCCGACGACCCTTCGGTGCGGAGAATCAGTCCGGGCCGGTATCTGAACCTCTTGTTGGATACGGCAGCGGTCGCCGTAAACCTTCCCGCCTACAAAGCCGCGACCGGCGACACCGGAAAGGGAGTCGTCGTCGGGATCGTGGACAGCGGCTTGGATTGCTCGCATCCCGCATTCGCAGGGCGCGTTCTCCGTGTTTGGGATCAAACGCTGGCCGGCGCAGGCGTCCCTGGTCGAAGCTACGGAACCGAGTTCGTGGCTCCGACCTTTACCGGCACGACCGATACCCACGGACACGGGACGCACGTCGCTGGAATCGCCGCGGGAAACGACGCGACTTATCAGGGGGTCGCCCATGAAGCGAACATCGTCTTTGTTAAGACCACGATGATGGACGCCCACATCGCAGACGGAGTCGAATACATCTTCGATGTCGCCGCCAGCCTCGGATTGCCTGCCGTCGTGAATCTGAGCCTCGGGGGTCACCACGACCCGCACGATGGGACGGACGACCTCTCGCATCGGATCGACCTTGTCTCAGGACCCCAACGCATCGTGGTGTGCGCGGCCGGCAACGAAGGGTCCCAGGATATTCATGCGCACACGAGTATCGCCCCCTCGGGCGCCGACACGATCAATTTCGGCGTCGCTAATCCGGCAATGATCCCCGTTCTCAACGGGTGGTATCCGGGAACGTTCGAACTCGAAATCGCGGTGGAATCGCCCTCGGGGCTGATGACGCCGTTTCAAGGCGTCATCCTCGCCGGTTCGCCGTCGAGGATTTATCCGCTCACGGATGGGACGATAAGAATGACGACGAACGGCCCCGACCCGGTCAGCGGAGACCACAACTTCTTCGTCGAGGTGCTCGGCGCGAGCCCGCTCGGTCAAGTCGCCGCCGGCGTGTGGAAGCTCCACGTGCGACGAGGACCCACGGCGGGGCCGGCGGGTGACCTTCACATTTGGAGCATGGAGGGGCACAACATCGGCCAAGTGCCTTTCGTATCGGGGAGCGGCGTTCCAGGACACAAGGTCGGTTCGCCGGGAGCCTCTGGTCAAGCGGTTACCGTCGCTTGCCTCTGTACAAAGAACAGTTGGACGGACGCCACGCCCGCGCCTCAATCGATTCCCTCTCTCACCGTGGGCGGCCTCGCGTTTTTCAGCAGCGATGGACCGCTTCGCAACGGCGCTCAAAAGCCCGATTTCACTGCGCCCGGGGCGGTGATCGCCTCCGCCATGTCTTCCGCTTCCTTGCCGCTACCGAAAAACCGGCTGCTCGGCGGGTTCACCATCATGATGGGAACCAGCATGGCGGCCCCGTTTGTGACCGGCCTGGTTGCGCTCCTCTTGCAGAAGGATCCCACGCTCGACCCGGCCGGGGTGAAGGCGAAGCTTAAGGCTCGCTCCGCAATCCCCGGCGGAGCTCCCGGCGCTTGGGACGCTCACTGGGGCTATGGGATAATCGACATGGCGACACCCTAG
- a CDS encoding PAS domain S-box protein, with translation MEVAGRMDAELWPALVESAGDVIVGKTLDGIVNVWNRAAERVLGYSAAEAMGRPFELFVAPERRDRERSVRERLIRGEPVDRYDSERIAKDGRTLSVSVTASPVFDRHGHLAGFCEIVRDVTAIRRRDAELHQVYEAARRLSATLDRHELCSAFQDLVMEAIPCNGIVVSTFDPDAAEIRCVYLWTGSIEIDPTTLPVLAYQPGAGGMQTEVIRTGEPRIFDVGERVARPGTTYIEVEPDGGQRDLKAESAPPPTPRTAMMAPIKLDGKVLGVVQVMSHEQDAYGPPELERFSALISPLAIAFQNADLYDAAQREIAERRAAEEALRASEERYRMLNEQLEGRVRQRTDALQKAVDELTGFSYSISHDMRAPIRAIISSSHILLEDFGNELENDAREQLRRQATAAQKLGALVDDLLDYARLGHREPAKETFDLSALARAVADRLSQPDWSCAGAEFSIEPDMVAVGDATLLEILLTILFENSGKYRRSGSTPHIALRQKGAEFTVSDDGIGFDMRYVAKLFRPFERLHRDEEYPGTGIGLANAKRIVERHGGKIWAESDGPGKGACFTFTLPSGAQNGR, from the coding sequence ATGGAGGTCGCCGGTCGGATGGATGCGGAGCTATGGCCGGCTCTCGTCGAGTCGGCCGGAGACGTGATCGTCGGTAAGACGCTCGACGGCATCGTCAACGTTTGGAACCGTGCCGCCGAACGGGTATTGGGTTATTCGGCGGCTGAAGCGATGGGGCGCCCCTTCGAGTTATTTGTCGCCCCCGAACGTCGAGACCGGGAACGCTCGGTCAGAGAGCGGCTCATCCGCGGCGAGCCGGTCGACCGCTACGACTCCGAGCGGATCGCCAAGGATGGCCGAACCTTAAGCGTCTCCGTCACGGCGTCGCCCGTGTTCGATCGGCACGGCCACTTGGCTGGCTTCTGCGAGATCGTCCGCGACGTCACGGCGATTCGGCGTCGCGACGCGGAGCTGCACCAGGTGTACGAGGCCGCCCGCCGCCTTTCCGCCACCTTAGACCGGCACGAGCTCTGCAGCGCGTTTCAAGATCTGGTGATGGAGGCGATTCCATGTAACGGGATCGTCGTATCGACTTTCGATCCGGACGCCGCGGAGATCCGATGCGTCTACCTTTGGACCGGGAGTATTGAGATCGACCCCACGACCCTGCCGGTATTGGCTTACCAGCCGGGAGCCGGCGGTATGCAAACGGAGGTGATCCGTACGGGCGAGCCCAGGATCTTCGACGTAGGCGAACGGGTCGCGCGCCCCGGGACCACCTATATCGAAGTCGAGCCGGACGGTGGGCAGCGCGACCTGAAGGCGGAGAGCGCCCCGCCACCCACTCCACGTACGGCGATGATGGCGCCGATTAAGCTCGACGGCAAGGTCCTCGGGGTCGTGCAGGTTATGAGCCATGAGCAAGACGCCTATGGTCCGCCGGAGTTGGAGAGATTCAGCGCGTTGATTTCTCCGCTCGCCATCGCTTTCCAAAACGCCGATCTGTACGACGCCGCGCAACGCGAGATCGCCGAACGCCGCGCCGCCGAAGAGGCGTTGCGGGCGAGCGAAGAGCGGTATCGGATGCTGAACGAGCAGTTGGAAGGCCGGGTGCGACAGAGAACCGACGCGCTGCAGAAGGCGGTCGATGAGCTGACCGGGTTCTCTTATTCAATCTCCCACGACATGCGTGCGCCGATCCGGGCGATCATTTCATCGAGCCATATCCTGCTCGAGGATTTCGGCAACGAACTCGAGAACGACGCCCGCGAGCAACTCCGCCGCCAGGCCACTGCCGCCCAAAAACTCGGAGCCTTAGTCGACGACCTGCTCGACTATGCCCGGTTAGGGCACCGGGAGCCGGCCAAGGAAACCTTTGACCTCTCGGCGCTTGCGCGTGCAGTCGCCGACCGCCTTTCTCAGCCCGATTGGTCTTGCGCCGGGGCCGAATTCTCGATCGAGCCGGACATGGTCGCCGTGGGCGACGCAACCCTGCTGGAGATCTTGCTGACGATCTTGTTTGAAAACTCGGGCAAGTATCGCAGGTCCGGATCGACGCCGCATATCGCCCTCCGGCAAAAAGGTGCGGAGTTCACCGTCTCCGACGATGGGATCGGTTTCGACATGCGATACGTAGCCAAGCTCTTCCGCCCCTTCGAGCGCCTTCACCGCGACGAGGAATACCCAGGCACCGGCATCGGCTTAGCGAACGCCAAACGGATCGTCGAACGCCACGGCGGAAAGATCTGGGCGGAAAGCGATGGACCGGGCAAAGGCGCCTGCTTCACCTTCACTCTTCCTTCCGGAGCGCAAAACGGGCGCTAG
- a CDS encoding N(4)-(beta-N-acetylglucosaminyl)-L-asparaginase, with translation MPSSISRRDLIAGTAGAVATPLFDRSPLIHLPSAVKPVVISSGNGNSFRNGGKETCVERAFRLMTSGTDVLDALIEGVNIVELDPHESSVGYGGIPNADGVVQLDSCCMHGPKRWAGGVAALEGVRTPSKVAKLVASGTDHHLLVGKGAQEFARAMGFTIEEDLNTEQSRRAWVEWKRRTDPTHYLDPAKRDQAGLEAALAMSREGWIDPEHVWGTINCNGISPAGELAGVTTTSGLAFKIPGRVGDSPVLGAGLYVDGQVGAAGSTGRGEANLYNLCSLLVVEELRRGAHPKDAGLAALKRVVSNTKEKRLLEENGRPNFGLNFYVLDARGRHASVGFGHSRYAVCDEKGARFEEAESLYP, from the coding sequence ATGCCCTCGTCGATCTCGCGCCGAGACCTAATTGCCGGCACCGCCGGAGCCGTAGCCACCCCGCTTTTCGACCGATCTCCGCTTATTCACCTGCCGTCCGCCGTGAAACCGGTGGTCATCTCCTCTGGGAATGGAAACAGTTTCCGTAACGGAGGAAAAGAGACCTGCGTGGAGCGGGCCTTCCGCCTGATGACCAGCGGGACCGACGTTCTCGACGCCCTGATCGAAGGGGTGAACATCGTCGAGCTCGATCCCCACGAAAGCTCCGTGGGTTACGGAGGAATACCGAACGCCGATGGAGTCGTTCAGCTCGACTCATGCTGTATGCACGGCCCCAAACGCTGGGCGGGCGGAGTGGCGGCTTTGGAAGGGGTTCGAACCCCGTCCAAGGTCGCGAAACTCGTCGCATCCGGAACCGACCACCACCTGCTCGTGGGGAAGGGGGCTCAAGAATTCGCCCGCGCCATGGGCTTTACGATCGAGGAAGACCTCAACACGGAGCAGTCGCGCCGGGCATGGGTCGAGTGGAAGCGCCGGACCGACCCGACGCACTATTTAGACCCGGCTAAGCGCGATCAAGCCGGCCTCGAAGCGGCGCTGGCGATGTCACGCGAAGGCTGGATCGATCCGGAGCACGTGTGGGGGACGATCAACTGCAACGGAATCAGTCCCGCTGGCGAGCTGGCCGGGGTGACGACCACTAGCGGTCTCGCCTTTAAGATTCCCGGCCGGGTCGGAGACTCCCCGGTTCTCGGCGCCGGACTTTACGTGGATGGGCAGGTCGGCGCTGCCGGGTCCACCGGCCGGGGCGAGGCGAACCTCTATAATCTCTGCTCGTTACTCGTCGTCGAAGAGCTCCGCCGGGGCGCGCACCCGAAGGATGCCGGATTGGCCGCCCTCAAGCGAGTGGTCTCCAACACTAAAGAGAAGCGCTTGCTTGAAGAAAACGGCCGTCCGAATTTCGGTCTGAACTTCTACGTTCTGGACGCGCGCGGCCGGCATGCCAGCGTGGGATTTGGACATAGCCGGTATGCCGTTTGCGACGAGAAAGGGGCCCGTTTCGAAGAGGCCGAGTCCCTTTACCCCTGA
- a CDS encoding DinB family protein, protein MMIDNASTDLRQVISAMISEACETYNSDLSHVPEDKLHAIPMGAARTPASFTAECIGFNRFVARALRNEPVYMPGTEEREAFVRSFDSLTKLQEGLTDSCGVVIEALAALEPEELAAEVRAPWGQPLPAYRLAYYAASHMNYHDGQINYIQSLYGDGEMHWA, encoded by the coding sequence ATGATGATCGATAACGCCTCTACCGACCTTCGGCAGGTGATCTCCGCAATGATCTCCGAGGCTTGTGAGACTTACAACTCGGACCTTTCCCACGTGCCGGAAGACAAGCTGCACGCGATTCCAATGGGTGCCGCCCGAACACCCGCCTCCTTCACGGCCGAATGCATAGGATTTAACCGATTCGTTGCGCGGGCGCTCAGGAATGAGCCGGTTTACATGCCGGGAACCGAAGAGCGCGAGGCGTTTGTCCGCTCTTTCGACTCGCTGACCAAACTCCAGGAAGGGCTAACCGACAGTTGCGGCGTCGTTATCGAAGCTCTTGCCGCCTTGGAACCGGAAGAGCTTGCCGCCGAAGTTCGCGCGCCTTGGGGCCAGCCGCTTCCCGCGTACAGGCTGGCGTACTATGCCGCGTCGCATATGAATTACCACGACGGCCAGATCAATTACATTCAATCGCTCTATGGCGACGGCGAGATGCACTGGGCCTAG
- a CDS encoding XRE family transcriptional regulator: MSESENLAEFGASMRRNRNLLGYTVRDLAELAGISKNTLLRVESGLPVQKATREKLCRALGMVPTDPASRRPGANEGAYYRLHTNADAVWYATKVNRNGEAESSTNERIGDPAERSRLGWYGLADNFGRPLRCRREGSRLIPFVVEVYRPSDITADPSGERFVYGLRGKVRVVVGEESFVLQEGEAATYDATQPNGLEPCDPVTPGHPAPLVLQIVLP, from the coding sequence ATGTCCGAATCCGAGAACCTGGCGGAGTTCGGCGCTTCCATGCGGCGCAACCGAAACCTACTCGGATACACCGTCCGCGATCTGGCCGAGCTCGCCGGGATCAGTAAGAACACACTCCTTCGCGTGGAGTCCGGTTTGCCGGTCCAAAAAGCGACTCGGGAGAAGCTCTGCCGAGCTCTCGGCATGGTCCCGACCGATCCGGCCTCCCGGCGGCCTGGAGCCAATGAAGGTGCATACTATCGCCTTCACACCAACGCGGACGCGGTTTGGTATGCGACCAAGGTCAACCGGAACGGGGAAGCGGAGAGCTCTACCAACGAGCGAATCGGCGATCCGGCCGAGCGGAGCCGGCTTGGTTGGTACGGCTTGGCCGACAACTTCGGCCGTCCTCTTCGTTGTCGTCGAGAGGGCTCGCGGTTGATTCCGTTCGTCGTGGAGGTTTACCGCCCCAGCGACATCACGGCGGATCCGAGCGGGGAGCGGTTCGTTTACGGGCTGCGGGGAAAGGTGCGGGTGGTCGTCGGCGAAGAGAGCTTCGTATTGCAAGAAGGCGAGGCCGCCACCTATGATGCCACTCAGCCAAACGGCCTCGAGCCGTGCGACCCGGTAACTCCCGGGCATCCCGCGCCTTTAGTCTTGCAGATCGTTCTGCCTTAA